A stretch of the Lactuca sativa cultivar Salinas chromosome 9, Lsat_Salinas_v11, whole genome shotgun sequence genome encodes the following:
- the LOC111891629 gene encoding RNA polymerase II C-terminal domain phosphatase-like 2 isoform X1 produces the protein MSRLGFNKSVVYHGEACLGELDVIHTGDKNFQFPNNEIRIHHLSQVSERCPPLSVLLTISSFSVRCKLESSSPVRQPLLIDLHATCFYELKTAVVVIGDEEIHLVAMPSKLKKFPCFWCCLVPAQLYNACLGMLNMRCLAIVFDLDETLIVANTMKSFEDRIEVLTGWIGQESDSIRVSGMTSELKRFVEDRALLKQYIENNSVTDNGQTYNVKLEEVHMNAAGNERVVRPVIRLPEKNIVLTRINPEIRDTSVLVRLRPAWEDLRSYLIAKGRKRFEVYVCTMAERDYALEMWRLLDPEAHLIGPKQLLTRVVCVKSGARKSLLNVFQDRTCHPRMAMVIDDRLKVWDDKDQPRVHVVPAFTPYYAPQAETANAVPVLCVARNVACNVRGGFFKEFDENLLRRLSDHFYEDEVLNLPPVPDVCNYLMSEDASFVPNGNINPLMTEGINGPEVAHKLNQQDARNVATSASNVTTSASNVGTGVELKSEKPQQSVPVTTIYGPPSFKSMIPSEKPSLLGPIQGPRPGHIPIFHGTSSSFSPGFQVPPLVYEPKNEEVFHGYGLQKRNLPQVGLLSDTGLLQNQASYNSKKNLPDGGNSNFLPPSLSIGVLQEIGQRCGFKVEYRSILSSSKDWQFSYEVLLTGEKVGVGMGKTRKDAQQQAAENALRSLADKYVAYLMSQSETGNKDSDDSGMENGFLFETTDFPESDESLVKDGLPIDEVSEMRRSSNFTGQQLQKPANSSRLTESTSKNSKEELPQNSLDSSSSRNQQQQKKWNRVV, from the exons ATGAGTCGTTTAGGGTTTAATAAATCGGTGGTTTACCATGGGGAAGCTTGTTTGGGTGAATTGGATGTGATTCATACCGGTGATAAGAATTTCCAATTCCCAAACAACGAGATTAGGATTCATCATTTGTCTCAGGTCAGCGAACGATGTCCACCTCTTTCAGTTTTGTTAACAATCTCTTCGTTCTCAGTTCGTTGCAAGCTTGAATCATCATCCCCTGTTCGACAACCCCTGCTCATCGATCTTCACGCTACTTGCTTCTACGAGCTAAAG ACAGCTGTGGTGGTGATTGGAGATGAAGAGATTCATTTGGTGGCAATGCCAAGCAAGCTAAAGAAATTTCCTTGTTTCTGGTGTTGTTTGGTTCCAGCTCAATTGTATAATGCTTGCTTAGGGATGTTGAACATGCGGTGTCTTGCCATTGTGTTTGATCTTGACGAGACACTTATTGTTGCAAATACGATGAAGTCTTTTGAGGATAGGATTGAGGTTTTGACTGGTTGGATTGGGCAGGAGTCTGATTCGATTCGGGTTTCTGGGATGACATCTGAGCTTAAAAGATTTGTGGAAGATCGAGCATTATTGAAGCAATACATTGAAAATAATTCTGTTACTGATAATGGCCAGACATATAATGTGAAACTGGAGGAAGTTCATATGAATGCTGCTGGAAATGAGCGTGTTGTTCGACCAGTTATAAGATTACCCGAAAAGAATATAGTCTTAACCCGGATTAATCCAGAG ATACGTGACACGAGTGTGCTTGTGAGGTTAAGACCTGCATGGGAGGATTTAAGAAGCTATTTGATTGCAAAAGGGCGCAAAAGATTTGAAGTTTATGTATGCACAATGGCTGAAAGAGATTATGCATTGGAAATGTGGAGGTTGCTAGATCCAGAAGCCCACTTAATTGGCCCAAAACAACTATTAACCCGTGTTGTATGTGTCAAATCAG GTGCACGTAAGTCTTTACTTAATGTCTTCCAAGATCGCACCTGTCATCCAAGAATGGCTATGGTGATCGATGATAGGTTGAAAGTTTGGGATGATAAAGATCAACCTAGGGTTCATGTGGTACCTGCTTTCACTCCTTATTATGCTCCACAGGCAGAG aCAGCAAATGCTGTTCCTGTTCTTTGTGTTGCAAGAAATGTTGCATGCAATGTTAGAGGTGGTTTCTTTAA AGAATTTGATGAGAATCTACTAAGGAGGCTTTCAGATCACTTCTATGAAGATGAAGTTTTAAATCTGCCACCTGTCCCAGATGTTTGTAACTATCTAATGTCAGAG GATGCTAGTTTTGTACCAAATGGCAATATAAATCCCCTAATGACAGAAGGAATCAATGGCCCTGAAGTTGCTCATAAACTTAATCAACAGGATGCAAGAAACGTTGCCACGTCAGCATCAAATGTTACCACGTCAGCATCAAATGTTGGTACTGGTGTGGAGTTAAAATCTGAAAAGCCACAACAGTCTGTTCCAGTTACAACCATCTACGGCCCACCATCTTTCAAATCAATGATACCTTCAGAAA AACCTAGCTTACTGGGCCCCATCCAAGGACCTAGACCTGGTCATATTCCTATCTTTCATGGCACATCAAGTTCCTTTTCTCCAGGGTTTCAAGTTCCACCACTTGTATATGAACCAAAGAATGAAGAG GTATTCCATGGTTATGGATTGCAAAAGAGGAATTTGCCACAAGTGGGTTTACTTTCAG ATACAGGCTTACTACAGAATCAAGCATCCTATAATAGCAAAAAAAATCTCCCTGATGGTGGAAATTCAAACTTTTTACCACCTTCTTTATCCATTGGAGTGCTGCAGGAAATTGGACAGAGATGTGGTTTTAAG GTTGAATACAGATCCATTTTAAGCTCTAGCAAGGATTGGCAGTTTTCATATGAG GTGTTGTTGACAGGTGAGAAAGTAGGTGTTGGAATGGGTAAGACCAGAAAAGATGCACAACAACAAGCTGCCGAAAATGCCCTTCGCAGTTTGGCTG ATAAATATGTAGCGTACCTCATGTCACAATCGGAAACAGGAAACAAAGATTCCGATGACTCTGGAATGGAAAATGGATTCCTGTTTGAAACAACAGACTTTCCGGAATCAGATGAATCACTTGTCAAAGATGGATTGCCTATCGATGAG GTTTCTGAAATGAGGCGGTCCTCCAATTTCACAGGCCAGCAACTCCAGAAGCCAGCCAACTCATCAAG GTTAACAGAATCCACAAGTAAAAATTCAAAAGAAGAATTACCTCAAAATTCTCTAGATTCATCATCCTCACGAAACCAACAGCAGCAAAAGAAATGGAATAGAGTTGTGTGA
- the LOC111891640 gene encoding uncharacterized protein LOC111891640: protein MTTKVSSSKTMAEQRRSNRSRHTKFHVFTTVCLIAIIFTYMFNTNTFVSNISFNFTPNTTIPFLSVNLLDNQTFIVNQLKSTSTLHNPVLIVKEVIVQKSVSEDDQNPLVPPINLTKKQRMSWFKNKLPEFDMLNSNQEFEIRAKEFFQDCNVRFFMTWISSPLRVFGKREFLAVDALFKSNPESCLMILSNVMDSDFGFQTLKPIIDRGFRVQALTPDLNFLFKNTPAKSWFDHIKNGNRDPGEIPLAQNLSNLIRLVVLYKFGGVYLDTDFIPLKDFSGLRNSIGAQSVNSLGNWTRLNNAVLIFDKNHPLLYKFIEEFALTFNGNRWGFNGPYLVSRVVEREATELESNFTVLPPLAFYPVDWTRIGGLFLRPVNQAHRKWAETKAAQIKESSYGIHLWNKQSRRFRIEEESIMARLISEHCVICKFFKKSQRLSHNSFSISS from the coding sequence ATGACAACAAAAGTTTCTTCTTCCAAAACGATGGCGGAGCAACGGCGTAGCAACCGCAGCCGTCATACCAAATTCCATGTATTCACCACCGTCTGTTTGATAGCAATCATCTTCACCTACATGTTCAACACAAACACCTTCGTTTCAAACATCTCATTCAATTTCACTCCAAACACCACAATCCCTTTTCTCTCTGTCAATCTTTTGGACAACCAAACATTCATCGTGAATCAGTTGAAATCGACTTCAACGTTACACAATCCAGTCTTGATCGTTAAAGAAGTTATTGTTCAAAAATCGGTTTCCGAAGATGATCAGAACCCACTGGTTCCACCCATTAATCTCACCAAGAAACAAAGAATGAGTTGGTTTAAAAACAAGCTTCCGGAGTTTGATATGTTGAACTCCAATCAAGAATTTGAAATTCGGGCGAAAGAATTCTTTCAAGACTGTAATGTTCGATTCTTCATGACATGGATTTCGTCTCCTTTAAGGGTTTTCGGAAAAAGAGAGTTTCTCGCTGTTGATGCTTTGTTTAAATCAAATCCAGAGAGTTGTTTGATGATACTATCAAACGTTATGGATTCGGATTTCGGGTTTCAAACCTTGAAACCGATAATTGATCGTGGGTTTCGGGTTCAAGCACTCACGCCGGACTTGAACTTCTTGTTCAAGAACACTCCGGCGAAGTCGTGGTTTGATCATATCAAGAACGGGAATCGGGATCCCGGAGAAATCCCATTAGCGCAAAACCTATCGAATTTGATTAGACTCGTGGTTCTTTATAAATTCGGTGGTGTTTATCTCGACACTGATTTCATTCCTTTGAAAGATTTCAGCGGATTACGAAACTCGATCGGAGCTCAAAGCGTGAACTCGTTGGGCAACTGGACAAGATTAAACAACGCAGTTTTGATCTTCGACAAAAACCATCCTTTGCTATACAAATTCATCGAAGAATTCGCGTTGACTTTTAATGGAAACCGATGGGGTTTCAACGGACCTTACCTTGTATCAAGAGTAGTTGAAAGAGAAGCGACAGAACTAGAGTCAAACTTCACTGTTCTTCCGCCGCTGGCGTTTTATCCGGTGGACTGGACACGAATTGGCGGGTTGTTTCTCCGGCCGGTGAACCAGGCTCACCGGAAATGGGCGGAGACGAAGGCGGCTCAGATTAAAGAATCGAGTTACGGGATTCACTTGTGGAATAAACAAAGTAGAAGATTTAGAATCGAAGAAGAAAGCATCATGGCGAGGTTGATCTCCGAACACTGTGTCATCTGCAAGTTCTTCAAGAAAAGTCAAAGACTTTCACACAATTCTTTTTCCATTTCATCAtga
- the LOC111891629 gene encoding RNA polymerase II C-terminal domain phosphatase-like 2 isoform X2: MSRLGFNKSVVYHGEACLGELDVIHTGDKNFQFPNNEIRIHHLSQVSERCPPLSVLLTISSFSVRCKLESSSPVRQPLLIDLHATCFYELKTAVVVIGDEEIHLVAMPSKLKKFPCFWCCLVPAQLYNACLGMLNMRCLAIVFDLDETLIVANTMKSFEDRIEVLTGWIGQESDSIRVSGMTSELKRFVEDRALLKQYIENNSVTDNGQTYNVKLEEVHMNAAGNERVVRPVIRLPEKNIVLTRINPEIRDTSVLVRLRPAWEDLRSYLIAKGRKRFEVYVCTMAERDYALEMWRLLDPEAHLIGPKQLLTRVVCVKSGARKSLLNVFQDRTCHPRMAMVIDDRLKVWDDKDQPRVHVVPAFTPYYAPQAETANAVPVLCVARNVACNVRGGFFKEFDENLLRRLSDHFYEDEVLNLPPVPDVCNYLMSEDASFVPNGNINPLMTEGINGPEVAHKLNQQDARNVATSASNVTTSASNVGTGVELKSEKPQQSVPVTTIYGPPSFKSMIPSEKPSLLGPIQGPRPGHIPIFHGTSSSFSPGFQVPPLVYEPKNEEVFHGYGLQKRNLPQVGLLSGLLQNQASYNSKKNLPDGGNSNFLPPSLSIGVLQEIGQRCGFKVEYRSILSSSKDWQFSYEVLLTGEKVGVGMGKTRKDAQQQAAENALRSLADKYVAYLMSQSETGNKDSDDSGMENGFLFETTDFPESDESLVKDGLPIDEVSEMRRSSNFTGQQLQKPANSSRLTESTSKNSKEELPQNSLDSSSSRNQQQQKKWNRVV, encoded by the exons ATGAGTCGTTTAGGGTTTAATAAATCGGTGGTTTACCATGGGGAAGCTTGTTTGGGTGAATTGGATGTGATTCATACCGGTGATAAGAATTTCCAATTCCCAAACAACGAGATTAGGATTCATCATTTGTCTCAGGTCAGCGAACGATGTCCACCTCTTTCAGTTTTGTTAACAATCTCTTCGTTCTCAGTTCGTTGCAAGCTTGAATCATCATCCCCTGTTCGACAACCCCTGCTCATCGATCTTCACGCTACTTGCTTCTACGAGCTAAAG ACAGCTGTGGTGGTGATTGGAGATGAAGAGATTCATTTGGTGGCAATGCCAAGCAAGCTAAAGAAATTTCCTTGTTTCTGGTGTTGTTTGGTTCCAGCTCAATTGTATAATGCTTGCTTAGGGATGTTGAACATGCGGTGTCTTGCCATTGTGTTTGATCTTGACGAGACACTTATTGTTGCAAATACGATGAAGTCTTTTGAGGATAGGATTGAGGTTTTGACTGGTTGGATTGGGCAGGAGTCTGATTCGATTCGGGTTTCTGGGATGACATCTGAGCTTAAAAGATTTGTGGAAGATCGAGCATTATTGAAGCAATACATTGAAAATAATTCTGTTACTGATAATGGCCAGACATATAATGTGAAACTGGAGGAAGTTCATATGAATGCTGCTGGAAATGAGCGTGTTGTTCGACCAGTTATAAGATTACCCGAAAAGAATATAGTCTTAACCCGGATTAATCCAGAG ATACGTGACACGAGTGTGCTTGTGAGGTTAAGACCTGCATGGGAGGATTTAAGAAGCTATTTGATTGCAAAAGGGCGCAAAAGATTTGAAGTTTATGTATGCACAATGGCTGAAAGAGATTATGCATTGGAAATGTGGAGGTTGCTAGATCCAGAAGCCCACTTAATTGGCCCAAAACAACTATTAACCCGTGTTGTATGTGTCAAATCAG GTGCACGTAAGTCTTTACTTAATGTCTTCCAAGATCGCACCTGTCATCCAAGAATGGCTATGGTGATCGATGATAGGTTGAAAGTTTGGGATGATAAAGATCAACCTAGGGTTCATGTGGTACCTGCTTTCACTCCTTATTATGCTCCACAGGCAGAG aCAGCAAATGCTGTTCCTGTTCTTTGTGTTGCAAGAAATGTTGCATGCAATGTTAGAGGTGGTTTCTTTAA AGAATTTGATGAGAATCTACTAAGGAGGCTTTCAGATCACTTCTATGAAGATGAAGTTTTAAATCTGCCACCTGTCCCAGATGTTTGTAACTATCTAATGTCAGAG GATGCTAGTTTTGTACCAAATGGCAATATAAATCCCCTAATGACAGAAGGAATCAATGGCCCTGAAGTTGCTCATAAACTTAATCAACAGGATGCAAGAAACGTTGCCACGTCAGCATCAAATGTTACCACGTCAGCATCAAATGTTGGTACTGGTGTGGAGTTAAAATCTGAAAAGCCACAACAGTCTGTTCCAGTTACAACCATCTACGGCCCACCATCTTTCAAATCAATGATACCTTCAGAAA AACCTAGCTTACTGGGCCCCATCCAAGGACCTAGACCTGGTCATATTCCTATCTTTCATGGCACATCAAGTTCCTTTTCTCCAGGGTTTCAAGTTCCACCACTTGTATATGAACCAAAGAATGAAGAG GTATTCCATGGTTATGGATTGCAAAAGAGGAATTTGCCACAAGTGGGTTTACTTTCAG GCTTACTACAGAATCAAGCATCCTATAATAGCAAAAAAAATCTCCCTGATGGTGGAAATTCAAACTTTTTACCACCTTCTTTATCCATTGGAGTGCTGCAGGAAATTGGACAGAGATGTGGTTTTAAG GTTGAATACAGATCCATTTTAAGCTCTAGCAAGGATTGGCAGTTTTCATATGAG GTGTTGTTGACAGGTGAGAAAGTAGGTGTTGGAATGGGTAAGACCAGAAAAGATGCACAACAACAAGCTGCCGAAAATGCCCTTCGCAGTTTGGCTG ATAAATATGTAGCGTACCTCATGTCACAATCGGAAACAGGAAACAAAGATTCCGATGACTCTGGAATGGAAAATGGATTCCTGTTTGAAACAACAGACTTTCCGGAATCAGATGAATCACTTGTCAAAGATGGATTGCCTATCGATGAG GTTTCTGAAATGAGGCGGTCCTCCAATTTCACAGGCCAGCAACTCCAGAAGCCAGCCAACTCATCAAG GTTAACAGAATCCACAAGTAAAAATTCAAAAGAAGAATTACCTCAAAATTCTCTAGATTCATCATCCTCACGAAACCAACAGCAGCAAAAGAAATGGAATAGAGTTGTGTGA